The following are encoded in a window of Natronoarchaeum philippinense genomic DNA:
- a CDS encoding ferredoxin: MKVEFDRDTCIGMFQCVAEWDAFEKDEDAGKANLADSEETDDDVFVREVPDDAELDAKFAARSCPVDAIVVYDDDGEQLIP; this comes from the coding sequence ATGAAAGTCGAGTTCGACCGCGACACCTGCATCGGGATGTTCCAGTGCGTCGCCGAATGGGACGCCTTCGAGAAAGACGAGGACGCCGGCAAGGCCAATCTCGCGGACAGCGAGGAGACCGACGACGACGTGTTCGTCCGCGAAGTGCCCGACGACGCCGAACTCGACGCGAAGTTCGCCGCCCGCTCGTGTCCGGTCGACGCTATCGTCGTGTACGACGACGACGGCGAACAGCTGATTCCTTGA
- a CDS encoding DEAD/DEAH box helicase, with protein sequence MAATDDEPAHVDHPLLAPAFLERRLYQLQLAGTATDDHTLVCLPTGLGKTTVSLLVTANRLESVGGKSLFLAPTKPLVQQHADFYREALEIPDEEIVVFTGEVSPDDRSALWEEATIVIATPQVVENDLVGGRVSLRDVTHLTFDECHRATGDYAYNYIAERYHADAADPLVTGMSASPGGDEEEILEVCENLGIEDVEVMTEEDADVAEYTHDTEVEWERIDLPETITDIRDALNDVIEDRLEKLKELGVTNKRSADLSENDLQSMRAELQKLMNNDQSEGYKGMSVHAEIRKLRTAVTYVETQSVEALERYFERLRNAARSSGASKADQRLVSDPRVRTAMQDCASYDDLHPKFSRTRVLLAQTLGIEDGERVIVFTESRDTAEILTEFLSESFDARRFVGQGDREGSDGMTQKQQQETLDAFRNGEFEVLVSTSVAEEGLDVPEVDLVLFYEPVPTAIRSIQRKGRTGRQDEGRVVVLLAEDTRDEAYFWISRRREQQMEDELRELKGITDDIEEELDDSQQQLGDYAGESGGGGSTNAGESAADGGSDQPGLADFTGADSSSDSDESGDDAAASSASDSDSTAASSSGSASSGDAEAAEPDEDATVATAEPDDDGTIEIVADQRELDANIARELSKREDVQTRLETLEVGDYVLSDRVAVERKAVDDFLDTLTGGDRSLFEQVGDMSRHYSRPVVVLEGEGLYEKRDVHPNAIRGALSSLVVDFGVSVLRTEDEDDTRELLAVIAGREQENEDREVSIHGEKQSKTLAEQQEYVVASIADVGPVTARSLLSEFGTVEAVMTARKDDLLEAEGVGDVTADRIRDVIGSEYVPDGR encoded by the coding sequence ATGGCCGCCACGGACGACGAACCCGCCCACGTGGACCACCCCCTGCTCGCGCCGGCGTTTCTCGAACGGCGCCTCTACCAGCTCCAGCTCGCCGGGACCGCGACGGACGATCACACGCTCGTCTGCCTGCCGACCGGACTCGGTAAGACGACGGTAAGCCTGCTCGTGACCGCCAACAGACTGGAAAGCGTCGGCGGCAAGTCGCTGTTTCTCGCGCCGACGAAGCCGCTCGTCCAGCAACACGCCGACTTCTACCGCGAAGCGCTGGAGATCCCAGACGAGGAGATCGTCGTGTTCACCGGCGAGGTCAGTCCCGACGACCGTTCGGCGCTCTGGGAGGAGGCGACGATCGTCATTGCGACGCCACAGGTCGTCGAGAACGATCTGGTCGGCGGGCGCGTGAGTCTCCGGGACGTGACGCATCTCACCTTCGACGAGTGCCACCGCGCGACCGGCGATTACGCGTACAACTACATCGCCGAGCGGTACCACGCCGACGCCGCCGATCCCCTCGTCACGGGGATGTCGGCGTCGCCCGGCGGCGACGAGGAGGAGATTCTCGAAGTCTGCGAAAATCTCGGCATCGAGGACGTGGAGGTGATGACCGAGGAGGACGCCGACGTGGCCGAGTACACCCACGACACCGAAGTCGAGTGGGAGCGCATCGACCTGCCCGAGACGATCACCGACATCCGGGACGCGCTGAACGACGTGATCGAAGACAGGCTGGAGAAGCTCAAGGAACTCGGCGTGACCAACAAGCGCAGCGCCGACCTCTCGGAGAACGACCTCCAGTCGATGCGCGCCGAGTTGCAGAAGCTGATGAACAACGACCAGTCGGAGGGGTACAAGGGGATGTCCGTCCACGCCGAGATCCGGAAGCTCCGGACGGCCGTCACCTACGTCGAGACTCAAAGCGTCGAAGCCCTAGAGCGGTACTTCGAGCGTCTGCGCAACGCCGCCCGTTCTTCGGGCGCGTCGAAGGCCGACCAGCGTCTCGTCTCCGATCCGCGAGTCCGGACGGCGATGCAAGACTGCGCGTCCTACGACGATCTGCACCCGAAGTTCTCCCGAACCCGCGTCCTGCTGGCTCAGACGCTCGGCATCGAGGACGGCGAGCGCGTGATCGTGTTCACCGAGTCGAGAGACACCGCCGAGATCCTCACCGAGTTTCTCTCGGAGAGCTTCGACGCCCGGCGGTTCGTCGGGCAGGGCGACCGCGAGGGCAGCGACGGGATGACACAGAAACAGCAACAGGAAACCCTCGACGCGTTCCGGAACGGGGAGTTCGAGGTGCTCGTCTCCACGTCGGTCGCCGAGGAGGGGTTGGACGTGCCGGAGGTCGACCTCGTGCTGTTCTACGAACCCGTTCCGACGGCGATCCGGTCGATCCAGCGGAAAGGACGAACGGGCCGGCAGGACGAGGGCCGCGTCGTCGTCCTGCTGGCCGAGGACACCCGCGACGAGGCGTACTTCTGGATCTCGCGCCGGCGCGAGCAACAGATGGAAGACGAACTCCGCGAGCTCAAAGGGATCACCGACGATATCGAGGAGGAACTCGACGACAGCCAGCAACAGCTCGGCGACTACGCAGGCGAGTCGGGAGGCGGTGGATCGACGAACGCCGGTGAATCAGCCGCCGACGGCGGGAGCGACCAGCCCGGTCTGGCGGACTTTACGGGTGCAGACAGCAGTTCGGACAGCGACGAGAGCGGCGACGACGCCGCGGCGTCATCGGCGTCCGACAGCGATTCGACAGCGGCGTCCAGCAGCGGTTCGGCGTCCAGCGGCGACGCCGAAGCGGCCGAACCCGACGAAGACGCCACAGTCGCAACTGCCGAACCGGACGACGACGGCACGATCGAGATCGTCGCCGACCAGCGCGAACTCGACGCCAACATCGCCCGCGAACTCTCGAAGCGCGAGGACGTCCAGACGAGACTGGAGACGCTGGAAGTCGGGGACTACGTGCTCTCCGATCGGGTCGCCGTCGAGCGCAAGGCCGTCGACGACTTCCTCGATACCCTCACCGGCGGCGATCGGTCGCTGTTCGAGCAGGTCGGGGACATGAGCCGGCACTACTCCCGGCCGGTCGTCGTGCTGGAGGGGGAGGGCCTCTACGAGAAACGGGACGTACACCCGAACGCGATCCGGGGCGCGCTGTCGAGTCTCGTCGTCGACTTCGGCGTCAGCGTACTCCGAACCGAAGACGAGGACGACACCCGCGAGCTGTTGGCGGTGATCGCCGGGCGCGAGCAGGAAAACGAGGACCGAGAGGTGTCGATCCACGGCGAGAAGCAGTCGAAGACGCTGGCCGAGCAACAAGAGTACGTCGTGGCGTCGATCGCGGACGTTGGGCCGGTGACGGCCAGATCCTTGCTCTCGGAGTTCGGTACCGTCGAGGCGGTGATGACCGCCCGGAAAGACGATCTGCTGGAAGCCGAAGGCGTCGGGGACGTGACAGCAGATCGGATTCGGGACGTGATCGGCAGCGAGTACGTCCCCGACGGGCGATAG
- a CDS encoding cytochrome P450, translating to MQRSASGRGAPPGPDGIPLLGNTREYVQDPLAFFEDLAREYGPVAAYEIGGEQFVQVSDPELVRRVLVDDNDAFVKGEQFMETLKPVLGDGLLTSEGELWRSQRHTVEPSFYPEMLASYATEMTDATERALADWTPGEQRDIHEDMMSLTVEIAAQALFDVDIRAQEEAIGEALETVMDRASSSIRRPVDVPRWVPTPGNRRFNAALDDLHAVAERIIEKHERAGGDASDVVSLLLASDDDLPRERIRDEVITILLAGHETTALALTYALHLLSENPGTRDRLQAELDDVLGGRPPTVEDLDDLPYTERVIEETMRVYPPVYDLLREATEDIEMAGYRIPEGRTVTFQQWVLHRDPRFYDDPEQFRPERWTDEFREDLPAFAYFPFGGGPRRCIGDRFAMLEARLVLATICQEWTVESAVANLGFRPSITLRPDGPVEMVPERR from the coding sequence ATGCAACGCTCCGCGTCCGGCCGCGGCGCCCCGCCCGGTCCCGACGGCATCCCGCTACTGGGCAACACCCGTGAGTACGTACAGGACCCGCTGGCCTTTTTCGAGGATCTGGCCCGCGAGTACGGCCCGGTTGCGGCGTACGAGATCGGCGGCGAGCAGTTCGTGCAGGTGAGCGATCCCGAACTGGTCCGGCGCGTGCTCGTCGACGACAACGACGCGTTCGTCAAGGGCGAGCAGTTTATGGAGACGCTCAAACCGGTGCTGGGCGACGGTCTCCTGACCAGCGAGGGCGAGCTCTGGCGCTCGCAGCGCCACACCGTCGAGCCGTCCTTTTACCCCGAGATGCTGGCGTCGTACGCGACTGAGATGACCGATGCGACCGAGCGCGCGCTGGCCGACTGGACGCCCGGCGAGCAGCGAGATATCCACGAGGACATGATGAGCCTCACCGTCGAGATCGCCGCGCAGGCGCTGTTCGATGTGGACATCCGGGCACAGGAAGAAGCGATCGGAGAGGCGTTAGAGACGGTGATGGACCGGGCCTCGTCGTCGATCCGGCGGCCGGTCGACGTGCCGCGGTGGGTGCCGACGCCCGGAAACCGGCGGTTCAACGCGGCGCTGGACGACTTGCACGCCGTGGCCGAGCGCATCATCGAGAAGCACGAACGGGCTGGCGGCGACGCGAGCGATGTCGTCTCGCTCCTGCTGGCCAGCGACGACGACCTGCCGCGCGAGCGCATCCGCGACGAAGTGATCACGATCCTGCTCGCGGGCCACGAGACGACCGCGCTGGCGCTGACCTACGCCCTGCACCTGCTCTCGGAGAATCCCGGAACACGCGACCGACTGCAGGCCGAACTCGACGACGTGCTCGGCGGCCGGCCGCCGACGGTCGAGGATCTCGACGACCTGCCCTACACCGAGCGCGTCATCGAGGAAACGATGCGGGTCTACCCGCCCGTCTACGACCTCCTCCGCGAGGCGACCGAGGACATCGAGATGGCGGGCTACCGGATCCCCGAGGGCCGGACCGTCACGTTCCAGCAGTGGGTGCTCCACCGCGATCCTCGGTTCTACGACGACCCCGAGCAGTTCCGCCCGGAGCGCTGGACCGACGAGTTCCGCGAGGACCTGCCGGCGTTCGCGTACTTCCCCTTCGGCGGCGGGCCGCGGCGCTGCATCGGCGACCGGTTTGCGATGCTGGAGGCGCGGCTGGTGCTGGCGACGATCTGTCAGGAGTGGACGGTCGAATCGGCCGTCGCAAATCTCGGCTTCAGGCCGTCGATCACGCTGCGGCCGGACGGGCCGGTCGAGATGGTGCCCGAGCGACGGTAG
- the mdh gene encoding malate dehydrogenase, which produces MTKVSVVGAAGTVGAAAGYNIALRDVADEIVFVDIPDKEADTVGQAADANHGVAYDSNTTIRQGGYEDTAGSDVVVITAGIPRQPGQTRIDLAGDNAPIMEDIGSSLAEHNDDFVTITTSNPVDLLNRHLYETGERAREKVIGFGGRLDSARFRYVLAERFDTPVQNVEATILGEHGDAQVPVFSKVRVDGADPEFSDEEKDEILEELQESAMNVIEKKGATEWGPATGVGHMVEAVLRDTGEVLPGSIALDGEFGHSDVAMGVPVKLGSDGVEEVVEWDLDSFEREQLGEAADKLSEQYEKIE; this is translated from the coding sequence ATGACCAAAGTTAGCGTTGTCGGTGCGGCCGGAACGGTCGGCGCCGCGGCGGGGTACAACATCGCGCTCCGGGACGTGGCCGACGAAATCGTCTTCGTCGACATCCCCGATAAGGAGGCCGACACCGTCGGGCAGGCCGCCGACGCGAACCACGGCGTCGCCTACGACTCGAACACGACGATCCGGCAGGGCGGCTACGAGGACACCGCCGGCTCCGATGTCGTCGTCATCACGGCCGGAATCCCGCGCCAGCCCGGCCAGACACGAATCGATCTGGCGGGCGACAACGCGCCGATCATGGAGGACATCGGTTCGTCGCTGGCCGAGCACAACGACGACTTCGTGACGATCACGACCTCGAACCCGGTCGACCTGCTGAACCGCCACCTCTACGAGACGGGCGAGCGCGCCCGCGAGAAGGTGATCGGCTTCGGCGGCCGGCTCGACTCCGCGCGCTTCCGATACGTGCTCGCAGAGCGCTTCGACACGCCGGTCCAGAACGTCGAGGCGACGATTCTGGGCGAGCACGGCGACGCGCAGGTCCCCGTGTTCTCGAAGGTCCGCGTCGACGGCGCCGATCCCGAATTTAGCGACGAGGAGAAAGACGAGATTCTCGAGGAACTCCAAGAGAGCGCGATGAACGTCATCGAGAAGAAAGGCGCGACCGAGTGGGGACCGGCGACCGGCGTCGGCCACATGGTCGAGGCCGTGCTTCGGGACACAGGCGAGGTACTGCCCGGATCGATCGCGCTCGACGGCGAGTTCGGCCACTCGGACGTGGCGATGGGCGTCCCCGTCAAACTCGGCAGCGACGGCGTCGAGGAGGTCGTCGAGTGGGACCTCGACAGCTTCGAGCGCGAGCAGCTCGGCGAGGCCGCCGACAAGCTCTCCGAGCAGTACGAGAAGATCGAGTAA
- a CDS encoding Sjogren's syndrome/scleroderma autoantigen 1 family protein produces MSEFDKEAEREKLREKYGEDDADREDTQRMSQLLLQGATMTNQHCDRCGDPIFRQNGQEFCPTCNAAAQREAEVGNGAEAGNGDDANAADAGAANANAATTGAANGSTLAADAQSAGVDAQSADADAQQSAADARAADAQPTATERQPTDADTQPNRAAASGRRAVDAGRREADANTGSSPAPADASDGSTAASRGADQSPASAGDLADADAALVTALNRFAGAAATTDDPRRAKEHLEAAREAAEALDALRR; encoded by the coding sequence ATGAGCGAGTTCGACAAGGAAGCCGAGCGCGAGAAGCTCCGCGAGAAGTACGGCGAGGACGACGCCGACCGCGAGGACACCCAGCGCATGAGTCAGTTGCTCCTGCAGGGCGCGACGATGACGAACCAGCACTGCGACCGCTGTGGCGACCCGATCTTCCGGCAGAACGGCCAAGAGTTCTGCCCGACCTGCAACGCGGCGGCCCAGCGCGAGGCGGAGGTGGGGAACGGGGCAGAGGCGGGGAACGGAGATGACGCCAACGCCGCCGACGCCGGTGCTGCTAACGCCAACGCTGCCACCACCGGTGCTGCCAACGGTTCGACTCTTGCTGCGGACGCACAGTCCGCTGGCGTAGACGCACAATCCGCCGATGCTGACGCCCAGCAATCGGCCGCCGACGCTCGGGCCGCTGACGCCCAGCCTACAGCAACCGAGCGTCAGCCCACTGATGCCGACACCCAGCCCAACCGCGCCGCGGCGTCGGGACGCCGTGCGGTCGACGCCGGCCGACGTGAGGCCGACGCCAACACAGGATCGTCACCGGCCCCCGCGGATGCGTCGGACGGCTCGACGGCGGCGTCACGCGGCGCCGACCAGTCCCCGGCGTCGGCCGGCGACCTCGCCGACGCGGACGCGGCGCTCGTCACTGCCTTGAACCGGTTCGCCGGCGCGGCGGCGACGACCGACGATCCGCGCCGCGCGAAAGAGCATCTCGAAGCCGCCCGCGAAGCTGCCGAAGCGCTCGACGCACTGCGGCGATAA
- a CDS encoding mechanosensitive ion channel family protein, whose amino-acid sequence MQSPAAIAADTAFALALPEALASLGSVPLILLVIAATTAAAIALKLLASVVAWYVDETGASLPALLFDVLSTPIARTLVLGGVYVAVRIAELPMLGFYLEGALLSALVVVWGVAAVRLGHRLLHRLSEDAPGSEVAPVLSNVWSAVVVLVALFSLLNVWRVDVTPLLASASVVGIVIGLAAQDAIANFVGGLALFADDTYKPGDFVVLDSGEKGTVTDIGLRATTIVTLDRVEVTIPNAVLNSTHVTNESAPQRYKRIRVPVGVAYDSDLDRVEAALLDAMRSEEEVLDNPRPRVHFREFGDSALQFECRAFIHHPAREAPARDALNERIHRTLADADIEIPFPQRTLTFGDDLSSSESDSTSRESRPRDGVE is encoded by the coding sequence GTGCAATCGCCAGCCGCAATCGCCGCCGATACCGCCTTCGCGCTCGCGCTTCCCGAGGCCCTCGCAAGTCTGGGCTCAGTTCCACTGATACTGCTGGTCATTGCGGCCACGACTGCTGCGGCGATCGCGCTCAAACTGCTCGCATCGGTCGTCGCTTGGTACGTCGACGAGACCGGCGCATCGCTCCCGGCGCTGCTGTTCGACGTGCTGTCGACGCCGATCGCGCGCACGCTCGTTCTCGGCGGCGTCTACGTCGCCGTCCGGATTGCGGAACTTCCGATGCTTGGCTTCTATCTCGAAGGCGCGTTGCTCTCCGCGCTCGTCGTCGTCTGGGGCGTCGCCGCGGTTCGGCTCGGTCACCGACTGCTCCATCGGCTGAGCGAGGATGCGCCCGGTTCGGAGGTCGCGCCCGTACTGTCGAACGTTTGGTCCGCGGTCGTCGTTCTTGTCGCCCTCTTCTCACTGCTTAACGTCTGGCGCGTCGACGTGACGCCCCTTCTGGCGTCGGCGAGCGTCGTCGGCATCGTCATCGGACTGGCCGCTCAGGATGCCATCGCCAACTTCGTCGGCGGGCTCGCGCTCTTTGCCGACGACACGTACAAACCGGGCGACTTCGTCGTGCTCGACTCCGGCGAGAAAGGGACCGTCACAGACATCGGACTCAGGGCGACTACCATCGTGACGCTGGACCGGGTCGAGGTGACGATTCCCAACGCCGTGTTGAACTCGACCCACGTCACCAACGAGTCGGCGCCCCAGCGCTACAAGCGCATCAGAGTGCCCGTCGGCGTCGCCTACGACAGCGATCTCGACCGCGTCGAGGCGGCACTGCTCGACGCGATGCGCTCGGAGGAGGAAGTGCTCGACAACCCCCGCCCGCGCGTTCACTTCCGCGAGTTCGGCGACTCGGCGCTGCAGTTCGAGTGCCGCGCCTTCATCCACCACCCGGCGCGCGAAGCGCCCGCCCGCGACGCACTCAACGAGCGCATCCATCGGACGCTCGCCGACGCCGACATCGAGATCCCGTTCCCCCAGCGGACGCTGACGTTCGGCGACGATCTATCTTCGTCCGAGTCCGACTCGACGAGCCGTGAGTCTCGCCCGCGCGACGGCGTCGAGTGA
- a CDS encoding ATP-dependent DNA helicase → METAELERVPPGFVEYLQAQGIEELYPPQAEAVEAGVTTGENVVASVPTASGKTLIAQLGMLSAIDRGGRALYIVPLRALASEKKAEFEAFEDFGVSVGVSTGNYEASGEWLAEKDIVVATSEKVDSLVRNGAGWIEDIDCVVSDEVHLIDDASRGPTLEVTLAKLRQLNPNLQTVALSATVGNADEIADWLDAELVDSTWRPIDLKKGVHFGNALHLDDGTQRELPTRKSEKQSAAIVRDTLEDGGSSLVFVNSRRNAEVAARRLSDVVEPSLSPEEREQLESVAAEIRDVSDTETSDDLAAAVERGGAFHHAGLAAEHRSLVEDAFRDRLLKVVSATPTLAAGVNTPSRRVIVRDWRRYDGTAGGMQPLDVLEVHQMMGRAGRPGRDPYGEAVLLASNHDELDELFDRYVYAEPEPVRSKLAAEPALRTHVLATIASGFARSRDALLGFLSETLHASQTDDADQLEAVADSVIEYLERNEFIERGESASEDVELSATGLGHTVSRLYLDPMSAAEIVDGLRDAAENDRTPTPMGLYHLVARTPDMYELYLKSGDREEYTELAYERESEFLGAMPSEFEDVRFEDWLAALKTADMLEDWAEEVDEDRITERFGIGPGDVRGKVDTAEWLLNAAEQLAADLDLGVSPAIREARKRVADGIKEELLELAGVRNVGRKRARRLFDAGIETRADLREADKSVVLGALRGRRKTAETILENAGRRDPTLEDVTADQDARAAVERSDDGGSGAGEDDASADADQASLGDF, encoded by the coding sequence ATGGAGACTGCGGAGCTAGAGCGCGTCCCGCCGGGCTTCGTCGAGTACCTGCAGGCCCAGGGGATCGAGGAGCTGTACCCGCCCCAAGCCGAGGCCGTCGAGGCGGGCGTCACGACGGGCGAGAACGTCGTGGCGAGCGTGCCGACCGCCAGCGGGAAGACGCTGATCGCCCAGCTCGGGATGCTCTCGGCGATCGATCGGGGCGGCAGAGCCCTGTACATCGTCCCGCTGCGCGCGCTGGCCAGCGAGAAGAAGGCCGAGTTCGAGGCGTTCGAGGACTTCGGCGTCTCGGTCGGCGTCTCGACGGGCAACTACGAGGCCTCCGGCGAATGGCTCGCCGAGAAGGACATCGTCGTGGCGACCAGCGAGAAGGTCGACTCGCTGGTGCGAAACGGTGCCGGCTGGATCGAGGACATCGACTGCGTCGTCAGCGACGAGGTCCACCTGATCGACGACGCCTCACGGGGGCCCACGCTGGAGGTGACGCTGGCGAAACTCCGCCAGCTCAACCCGAATTTGCAGACGGTCGCGCTGTCGGCGACAGTCGGCAACGCCGACGAGATCGCCGACTGGCTCGACGCCGAACTGGTCGACTCGACGTGGCGCCCGATCGACCTCAAAAAGGGCGTCCACTTCGGCAACGCCCTCCACCTCGACGACGGCACCCAGCGCGAGCTGCCGACCCGGAAGTCCGAGAAGCAAAGCGCCGCTATCGTCCGGGACACTTTAGAGGACGGCGGCTCCTCGCTCGTGTTCGTCAACTCCCGGCGGAACGCCGAGGTCGCCGCCCGACGGCTTTCCGATGTCGTCGAGCCGAGCCTCTCGCCCGAGGAGCGCGAGCAACTCGAATCGGTCGCCGCCGAGATCCGGGACGTGTCCGACACCGAGACGAGCGACGACCTCGCGGCGGCCGTCGAGCGCGGCGGCGCGTTCCACCACGCCGGTCTCGCGGCAGAACACCGCTCGCTCGTCGAGGACGCCTTCCGCGATCGACTGCTGAAAGTCGTCAGCGCGACGCCGACGCTCGCGGCCGGCGTCAACACCCCGAGCCGTCGGGTGATCGTCCGGGACTGGCGCCGCTACGACGGCACCGCCGGTGGGATGCAGCCGCTGGACGTGCTGGAAGTCCACCAGATGATGGGCCGGGCCGGCCGGCCGGGGCGGGATCCCTACGGCGAGGCCGTCCTGCTCGCCAGCAACCACGACGAACTCGACGAGCTGTTCGACCGGTACGTGTACGCCGAGCCCGAGCCAGTGCGCTCGAAGCTCGCCGCCGAGCCCGCCCTTCGGACCCACGTGCTGGCGACGATAGCAAGCGGGTTCGCACGCTCTCGGGACGCGCTACTGGGCTTTCTCTCGGAGACGCTCCACGCCAGCCAGACCGACGACGCCGACCAGTTGGAAGCGGTCGCCGACAGCGTGATCGAGTATCTCGAACGCAACGAGTTCATCGAGCGCGGAGAGAGCGCGAGCGAGGACGTGGAACTCTCCGCGACCGGCCTCGGCCACACCGTCTCGCGGCTGTATCTCGATCCGATGAGCGCCGCCGAGATCGTCGACGGCCTGCGCGACGCCGCCGAAAACGACCGGACGCCGACGCCGATGGGCCTCTATCACCTCGTTGCGCGGACGCCGGACATGTACGAGCTATACCTCAAATCCGGCGACCGCGAGGAGTACACCGAACTGGCCTACGAGCGCGAAAGCGAATTCCTCGGCGCGATGCCGAGCGAGTTCGAGGACGTGCGCTTCGAGGACTGGCTCGCCGCGCTCAAGACCGCGGATATGCTCGAAGACTGGGCCGAGGAGGTCGACGAGGATCGGATCACCGAGCGGTTCGGAATCGGCCCAGGCGACGTGCGCGGGAAGGTCGACACCGCCGAGTGGCTGCTCAACGCGGCCGAGCAGCTCGCCGCCGACCTCGATCTCGGCGTCTCGCCGGCGATCCGCGAGGCGCGCAAGCGCGTCGCGGACGGCATCAAAGAGGAGCTGCTCGAACTCGCCGGCGTCCGAAACGTCGGCCGCAAGCGCGCTCGGAGGCTGTTCGACGCCGGTATCGAGACCCGCGCCGATCTGCGAGAGGCCGACAAGTCGGTCGTGCTCGGGGCGTTGCGCGGCCGTCGGAAGACCGCCGAGACGATCCTCGAAAACGCCGGCCGGCGCGATCCCACACTGGAGGACGTAACGGCCGATCAAGACGCACGGGCCGCGGTGGAGCGTTCCGACGACGGCGGCTCAGGAGCAGGCGAGGACGACGCGAGCGCGGACGCCGACCAAGCGAGTTTGGGTGATTTCTGA
- the cgi121 gene encoding KEOPS complex subunit Cgi121 — protein MYLLEGQATIEDVDDTVAELAAIGDEHDCTVQAFDARYLAGREHLERAVELADRAIERGENVARDRGVEILLYAAGRRQIDDALAMGVDAGETDVAVVIDGVAEDGERDDRTISANDADATAREADAAAAVRETLAIEEHSTIGVEHADEALVREFFEITEAELSATGADLADVVRERVALLDVEK, from the coding sequence ATGTATCTGCTCGAAGGACAGGCGACGATCGAGGATGTGGACGACACCGTTGCCGAATTAGCGGCTATCGGGGACGAGCACGACTGTACGGTACAGGCGTTCGACGCGCGCTATCTCGCCGGACGCGAGCACCTCGAACGCGCGGTCGAACTGGCCGACCGGGCGATCGAGCGCGGCGAGAACGTCGCGCGGGACCGAGGCGTCGAGATCCTGCTGTACGCGGCGGGCCGACGCCAGATCGACGACGCGCTGGCGATGGGCGTCGACGCGGGCGAGACCGACGTTGCGGTAGTGATCGACGGCGTCGCCGAGGACGGCGAGCGCGACGACAGGACGATCAGCGCGAACGACGCCGACGCGACGGCGCGCGAAGCCGACGCCGCCGCGGCGGTCCGCGAGACACTGGCGATCGAGGAGCACTCGACCATCGGCGTCGAGCACGCCGACGAGGCGCTCGTGCGGGAGTTTTTCGAGATCACCGAGGCCGAACTGTCGGCGACCGGTGCCGACCTCGCCGATGTGGTTCGAGAGCGGGTCGCGCTACTCGATGTCGAAAAATAA
- the msrA gene encoding peptide-methionine (S)-S-oxide reductase MsrA: protein MTEQLEHATFGGGCFWCVEAALKPLDGVEAVTSGYAGGHADNPSYKQVCRGTTGHAEVVQVAYDPDEISYPDLLEVFFTIHDPTTEDREGPDVGSQYRSIVLYHDDEQRELVETFVVELEESGAYDDSIVTDIEPLETFYEAEEHHQDYFEKNPQDAYCRMHAAPKVEKVREQFTGRVAK, encoded by the coding sequence ATGACCGAACAACTCGAACACGCGACGTTCGGCGGAGGCTGCTTCTGGTGTGTCGAGGCCGCGCTGAAGCCGCTCGACGGCGTCGAGGCCGTCACGTCGGGCTACGCCGGCGGCCACGCGGATAATCCGAGCTACAAGCAAGTCTGTCGGGGAACGACCGGCCACGCCGAGGTGGTGCAGGTCGCGTACGATCCCGACGAAATCAGCTATCCGGACCTGCTGGAGGTCTTTTTCACGATCCACGACCCGACCACCGAGGACCGCGAGGGGCCCGACGTGGGCTCGCAGTATCGGTCGATCGTCCTCTATCACGACGACGAACAGCGTGAACTCGTCGAGACCTTTGTCGTCGAACTCGAAGAGTCGGGCGCCTACGACGACTCGATCGTCACCGACATCGAGCCACTGGAGACGTTCTACGAGGCCGAAGAGCACCATCAGGACTACTTCGAGAAGAATCCACAGGACGCCTACTGCCGGATGCACGCCGCGCCGAAAGTCGAGAAGGTCCGCGAGCAGTTCACCGGTCGAGTAGCGAAGTAG